From the genome of Impatiens glandulifera chromosome 9, dImpGla2.1, whole genome shotgun sequence, one region includes:
- the LOC124914877 gene encoding monosaccharide-sensing protein 2-like translates to MRGAVYVAIAAAIGNMLQGWDNATIAGSLLYIKKEFHLQSDPTIEGLIVAMSLIGATIVTTFSGPVSDSVGRRPMLIISSLLYFVSGLVMLWSPNVYILLLARLLDGFGIGLAVTLVPVYISETAPPEIRGLLNTLPQFTGSSGMFLSYCMVFWMSLGESPSWRLMLGVLSVPSLVYFVLTILFLPESPRWLVSKGKMIEAKHVLQRLRGVEDVSGEMALLVEGLGSGGEEASIEDYIIAPASELEDGEGDFSEQSRQVKLHGGDEDGRLFVAKPASGQSTLALAARQGSMVDPVVNLFGSVHEKLPGLGSSMRSMIFPTSGSMFNIGEQERNDQSEEDHNNNNNNNNGESYTSDADSEDNLNSPLLARNDTDADKDGLVVPISNQPGEAGSSVDIGGGWQLAYIRPDGKDQELKRIYLHQENAAATVSRRGSILSVAGAIDEEGPALGHAAALISRSVLHIQPKRSKLSELLQPGVKHALIVGVGIQILQQFSGINGVLYYTPQILEQAGVGVLLSNLGISSDSSSLLISGLTTLLMLPTIAIAMRLMDVAGRRWLLLSTLPVLLLSLLVLVFSGIVDMGSVANAAISTVSVVVYFCTFVMGFGPIPNILCAEIFPTRVRGICIAICAMTFWICDIIVTYSLPVMLSSIGLQGVFGIYAVVCAVAWVFVYLKVPETKGMPLEVITEFFALGAKQAAKKN, encoded by the exons ATGAGGGGAGCAGTGTATGTAGCGATTGCAGCAGCCATTGGCAATATGTTGCAAGGATGGGATAACGCCACAATTGCAG GATCTCTGTTATACATAAAGAAGGAATTTCATTTGCAAAGTGACCCAACAATTGAAGGTCTTATAGTGGCAATGTCTCTAATTGGAGCAACAATCGTGACAACGTTTTCTGGTCCTGTATCAGATTCAGTTGGGCGTCGACCCATGTTGATTATATCGTCGCTTCTTTACTTTGTCAGCGGTCTTGTAATGTTATGGTCACCAAATGTTTACATCTTGCTATTGGCAAGGCTGCTAGATGGATTTGGAATTGGGTTAGCTGTTACCCTTGTTCCTGTTTATATATCAGAAACTGCCCCACCTGAAATAAGGGGATTATTGAATACACTTCCTCAATTTACTGGAAGTTCTGGAATGTTCTTATCTTACTGTATGGTATTTTGGATGTCTCTTGGTGAATCTCCTAGTTGGAGATTGATGCTTGGTGTCCTTTCTGTGCCTTCTCTTGTGTATTTTGTTTTGACAATATTGTTCTTGCCTGAATCCCCTCGTTGGTTAGTTAGTAAAGGAAAGATGATTGAAGCTAAACATGTCTTACAGAGATTACGCGGTGTTGAAGATGTATCGG GGGAAATGGCATTGTTGGTGGAGGGACTTGGAAGTGGAGGTGAAGAGGCGTCTATAGAGGATTATATAATTGCTCCTGCCTCTGAACTTGAGGATGGGGAAGGCGATTTCAGTGAACAATCTCGTCAAGTTAAGCTTCATGGAGGGGATGAAGATGGGCGTTTGTTTGTGGCTAAACCGGCTAGTGGTCAGAGTACTCTTGCTCTTGCGGCTCGTCAAGGAAGCATGGTGGATCCTGTTGTGAATCTATTTGGAAGTGTTCATGAGAAACTCCCTGGACTTGGAAGTAGTATGAGAAGCATGATTTTCCCTACTTCAGGTAGCATGTTTAACATCGGTGAACAAGAGAGAAACGATCAATCTGAAGAGGAtcataacaacaacaacaacaacaacaatggagAATCCTACACTTCAGACGCGGACTCAGAGGATAATCTTAACAGCCCGTTGCTCGCGAGAAACGATACGGATGCAGATAAAGATGGTTTAGTCGTCCCCATCTCAAATCAACCGGGAGAAGCGGGTAGCAGCGTGGATATTGGTGGAGGATGGCAGCTAGCTTATATCAGGCCTGACGGGAAAGATCAAGAACTCAAGAGAATATATTTGCATCAAGAGAATGCTGCTGCAACCGTTTCCAGGCGCGGTTCTATTCTCTCTGTCGCTGGAGCCATTGACGAAGAAGGTCCTGCTCTGGGTCATGCTGCTGCTTTGATTAGCCGCTCTGTTCTTCATATTCAGCCTAAAAGGTCGAAGCTGTCTGAGCTCCTCCAACCCGGGGTGAAACACGCGTTGATTGTGGGAGTTGGAATTCAGATACTTCAGCAG TTTTCAGGGATAAACGGAGTTCTTTACTACACACCTCAGATTCTTGAACAAGCTGGGGTGGGAGTTCTTCTATCGAACTTGGGGATCAGCTCGGACTCATCCTCGCTACTCATAAGCGGTTTGACTACTCTGTTAATGCTTCCAACCATCGCCATTGCGATGAGACTAATGGATGTAGCAGGAAGgag GTGGTTGTTGCTGTCTACTTTACCGGTATTGCTACTATCGCTATTGGTGTTGGTTTTCAGTGGGATAGTGGACATGGGATCGGTCGCAAACGCGGCGATTTCAACCGTTAGTGTGGTGGTATACTTTTGTACGTTTGTGATGGGTTTTGGTCCGATACCAAACATATTATGTGCTGAAATATTCCCGACACGAGTAAGGGGGATCTGCATAGCGATTTGCGCGATGACGTTTTGGATTTGCGATATAATTGTGACGTATTCGTTGCCGGTGATGCTGAGTTCGATTGGGTTACAAGGTGTTTTTGGGATATACGCGGTGGTGTGTGCGGTTGCATgggtttttgtttatttgaaagttCCTGAAACGAAGGGAATGCCGCTTGAAGTTATCACTGAGTTCTTTGCATTGGGTGCAAAACAGGCTGCCAAGAAGAACTGA
- the LOC124915517 gene encoding RING-H2 finger protein ATL8-like, translating into MTRFARFLDQSSNSSPKKALVADPPETVDVEPDMVVILAALLCALICVIGLILVARCAWLRRGPAGSVDGGGRRRSSFRRGLKKKVIQSLPKYTHDSTANMESVDPAAAAASTECAICLSDYVDGDEIRILPHCGHRFHVSCIDTWLGSQSSCPSCRQVLVFTRCRKCGDYPAVSCGGAGEGEIKGGVGGEGSCG; encoded by the coding sequence ATGACTCGTTTCGCTAGATTTCTTGACCAATCCTCAAATTCTTCACCCAAGAAAGCTCTGGTCGCCGACCCACCGGAGACAGTTGATGTAGAGCCCGACATGGTCGTGATCCTGGCCGCCCTTCTCTGCGCTTTAATCTGTGTAATCGGTTTAATTTTAGTAGCTAGATGTGCCTGGCTCCGTCGTGGCCCTGCCGGAAGTGTTGACGGAGGAGGTAGACGTCGCAGTTCATTTAGAAGAGGGTTGAAGAAAAAGGTTATACAGTCACTTCCTAAGTATACCCATGATTCTACGGCAAATATGGAAAGTGTTGAcccggcggcggcggcggcgtcGACGGAGTGTGCGATCTGTTTGTCGGATTATGTGGATGGGGATGAGATCCGGATACTGCCACACTGTGGACATAGATTCCATGTGTCGTGTATTGATACGTGGTTGGGATCTCAGTCGTCGTGTCCTTCTTGCCGGCAAGTTTTAGTTTTTACTAGATGCCGGAAGTGCGGCGATTATCCGGCGGTGTCTTGCGGCGGCGCCGGTGAAGGTGAGATTAAGGGTGGAGTTGGAGGAGAGGGTAGCTGCGGTTGA